One stretch of Dissulfurimicrobium hydrothermale DNA includes these proteins:
- the fliW gene encoding flagellar assembly protein FliW, with amino-acid sequence MEIETTRFGRIEIDNEKVITFTREILGFPSDKRYVLFPHRSGSAFYWLQSVDTPWLAFVVMSPQVFCSDYVFELPDSVQKELRLERAEQAFVMVIVTIPKGNPDEITANLLAPLVINMDERLACQVVLDPSMYPVRFPIVKKDACVMSK; translated from the coding sequence ATGGAAATAGAGACCACGCGGTTCGGCCGCATAGAGATAGACAACGAAAAGGTGATAACGTTTACAAGGGAGATATTGGGTTTTCCTTCCGACAAGAGATATGTCCTCTTCCCTCACCGCAGCGGTTCCGCATTTTATTGGCTTCAGAGTGTCGATACCCCCTGGCTCGCCTTTGTTGTAATGAGCCCGCAGGTATTTTGTTCCGACTATGTCTTTGAACTGCCTGATTCAGTGCAAAAAGAACTGAGGCTTGAGCGGGCAGAGCAGGCCTTTGTCATGGTTATAGTAACGATCCCAAAAGGCAATCCGGATGAGATTACGGCGAATCTCCTGGCGCCACTAGTAATAAATATGGACGAGCGTCTGGCCTGCCAGGTGGTTTTGGATCCTAGCATGTATCCGGTCAGGTTTCCGATAGTAAAAAAAGACGCCTGCGTAATGTCAAAATAA